The following are from one region of the Erwinia billingiae Eb661 genome:
- a CDS encoding OPT/YSL family transporter yields the protein MSQKPRSNSSHDEVHPRTFAPATLLLLLALSVFGAIIGVQLLTTLGVTPNTAIIGAMVAMVIARIPLQCFARFRSIHIQNLAQSATSAATFGAANSLLLPVAIPWLFGRQDMVMPMFFGVALAMLLDGYLLYRLFNTRIFPAEGAWPPGVAAAESIKAGDQGGKHAALLGVGIAMGAVGSWFKFPMAALGTAFIGNVWALGMLGVGFLLRGYSLPMFNIDINKLYIPHGMMAGAGIVALFQIVKLVRSGKHDVQPQNAAAGVLPETQNAQIGKTLRLGALGFAVISVLIALSSGLYLHLSLPWLLAFMLYSAFAAFLHQMIVGLAAMHSGWFPAFAVALITLLVGILIGFPPEALAMLCGFSAATGPAFADMGYDLKAGWILRGKGEFTAFELAGRRQQLLAAMLAFVVAIPVVLFIYKGYFSQGLIPPVAKVYVAAINAGVSMEIAKSLLIWAIPGALIQLVGGPGRQMGVLLATGLLINNPMAGWAVLIGILIRTVWLRMGGEPARNKMEVLAAGMIAGDALFSFFTSVLPGGKK from the coding sequence GTGAGTCAGAAACCACGTTCAAACTCATCCCACGATGAGGTCCATCCCCGCACTTTCGCGCCAGCAACACTGCTGCTGCTGCTGGCACTCAGCGTGTTTGGCGCGATCATCGGGGTTCAGTTACTGACCACCCTCGGCGTCACGCCAAATACCGCCATTATTGGCGCGATGGTGGCGATGGTGATCGCCCGTATTCCGCTGCAATGTTTTGCGCGGTTTCGCTCGATCCATATTCAAAACCTGGCACAGAGCGCGACCTCAGCGGCGACCTTTGGCGCGGCCAACTCGCTGCTGCTGCCGGTTGCCATCCCGTGGCTGTTTGGCCGTCAGGATATGGTAATGCCGATGTTTTTCGGCGTCGCGCTGGCGATGTTGCTCGACGGCTATCTGCTGTACCGTCTGTTTAACACCCGCATTTTCCCGGCAGAGGGCGCATGGCCACCGGGCGTGGCGGCCGCCGAATCGATCAAAGCGGGCGATCAGGGCGGCAAGCACGCGGCCCTGCTCGGCGTGGGTATCGCGATGGGTGCGGTGGGTTCCTGGTTCAAATTCCCGATGGCCGCACTGGGAACGGCGTTTATTGGCAACGTCTGGGCGCTGGGCATGCTCGGCGTTGGCTTCCTGTTACGCGGCTATTCGCTGCCGATGTTCAATATTGATATCAACAAACTCTATATCCCGCACGGCATGATGGCCGGTGCAGGCATCGTGGCGTTATTCCAAATCGTCAAGCTGGTGCGCAGCGGTAAGCATGACGTTCAACCGCAGAACGCCGCAGCGGGCGTATTGCCAGAAACACAAAACGCGCAGATCGGTAAAACGCTGCGATTGGGTGCGCTGGGGTTTGCGGTCATTTCGGTATTGATTGCGCTGAGCAGCGGCCTGTATCTGCACCTTTCGTTGCCATGGCTACTGGCCTTTATGCTGTATTCCGCCTTTGCCGCGTTCCTGCATCAGATGATTGTTGGTCTGGCAGCCATGCATTCCGGCTGGTTCCCGGCGTTTGCCGTGGCGCTGATCACCCTGCTCGTCGGCATTCTGATTGGCTTCCCGCCTGAAGCGCTGGCCATGCTGTGCGGCTTTTCGGCTGCCACCGGTCCGGCTTTTGCCGATATGGGCTATGACCTTAAAGCGGGCTGGATCCTGCGCGGTAAAGGCGAATTTACCGCGTTCGAACTGGCGGGCCGCCGTCAACAATTGCTGGCCGCAATGCTGGCCTTCGTGGTTGCCATCCCGGTGGTGCTGTTTATTTACAAAGGCTACTTCTCGCAAGGGCTGATCCCGCCAGTCGCCAAAGTGTATGTGGCGGCCATTAATGCCGGGGTCTCGATGGAGATCGCCAAATCCCTGCTGATCTGGGCCATTCCTGGCGCATTGATCCAGTTGGTGGGCGGCCCAGGCCGTCAGATGGGCGTATTACTGGCAACCGGCCTGTTAATCAATAACCCGATGGCGGGATGGGCAGTACTGATCGGCATCCTGATCCGTACCGTATGGCTGCGGATGGGCGGCGAGCCCGCACGTAACAAAATGGAAGTGCTGGCGGCTGGCATGATTGCCGGTGATGCGCTGTTCAGCTTCTTCACATCGGTTCTGCCTGGCGGCAAAAAATAA
- a CDS encoding DUF2817 domain-containing protein produces the protein MRSLPDYSAQRARFLAAVARLDGHVTHYPHPLSGPKGEALSTDVAVIGDPAADNLLLIVSGTHGVEGYYGSDSQIAWLDGLDAATLPAGVALVMVHLINPWGTAHLRRVNEDNADLNRNFIDFAAGAPDNAAYRDLHAVYSCKDLDGAAHQQADALLQAKREALGWAGVKRIVEAGQYQFADGIFFGGQQASWSHQTLKTIISRHLAQAKRIISFDLHTGAGAYGHPMLMAIAERDYPALEQARAIFGEWLTVLITGAGRDSETGVTATATGYLSQFMLDHLPETQLLQLVVECGTLDGEEMHRRLRDDHWLHLYGDPASDRGQQIKQDLYDGFYPYDPDWQALIAFRTQQIFARAWKALLSK, from the coding sequence ATGCGATCCCTACCTGATTACAGCGCGCAGCGGGCGCGCTTTCTTGCCGCCGTGGCGCGGCTGGATGGCCACGTCACCCATTATCCACATCCGCTGAGCGGGCCGAAGGGCGAAGCCTTAAGCACCGATGTGGCGGTGATTGGCGACCCGGCCGCTGACAATTTGCTGCTGATCGTTTCCGGCACCCACGGTGTTGAAGGCTATTACGGATCGGACAGTCAGATTGCCTGGCTGGACGGACTCGACGCTGCAACATTGCCCGCCGGTGTGGCGCTGGTGATGGTGCATCTGATCAATCCGTGGGGCACGGCCCACCTGCGCCGGGTGAACGAAGATAACGCCGATCTTAACCGTAACTTTATCGACTTCGCGGCCGGTGCACCGGATAACGCCGCTTATCGCGATCTGCATGCCGTTTATAGCTGCAAGGATCTGGATGGCGCAGCGCATCAGCAGGCCGATGCGCTGTTGCAGGCCAAACGTGAAGCGCTGGGTTGGGCTGGCGTTAAGCGTATTGTGGAAGCCGGTCAGTATCAGTTTGCCGACGGTATTTTCTTTGGCGGCCAGCAGGCGAGCTGGTCGCATCAGACGCTGAAAACCATCATTTCCCGCCACCTGGCGCAGGCGAAGCGCATCATCAGTTTTGATCTGCACACCGGCGCGGGCGCCTATGGTCATCCGATGCTGATGGCGATTGCCGAACGGGATTATCCTGCGCTCGAACAGGCGCGGGCGATCTTTGGCGAATGGCTGACGGTGCTGATCACCGGCGCCGGACGCGACAGTGAAACCGGCGTCACCGCCACGGCGACCGGCTATCTGTCGCAATTTATGCTGGATCATCTGCCGGAGACGCAGCTGCTGCAGCTGGTGGTAGAGTGCGGCACGCTGGATGGGGAAGAGATGCATCGCCGCCTTCGCGACGATCACTGGCTGCATCTGTATGGCGATCCTGCCAGCGATCGTGGGCAGCAGATCAAGCAGGATCTTTACGACGGTTTCTATCCTTACGATCCTGACTGGCAGGCGCTGATCGCCTTCCGCACCCAGCAGATCTTCGCCCGGGCCTGGAAGGCGTTGTTGAGCAAGTAG
- a CDS encoding ABC transporter substrate-binding protein, with protein sequence MKKIALSALVLLACASSTAFAAESLRFGVDPTFPPFESKAPDGSLQGFDIEMGNAICHQMKVKCVWVQTGYDGIIPALQARKFDAILSAMAMTDKRRQQVAFTDMLYNTPSALVTKKDSGLKPDAESLKGKSVGVAQGTTQETYAKAVWAGTGINVVSYPNQEEIWPDLASGRVDATLTSAASAETGFLKSPQGKDYQISGDTLYDKKYFGEGVGIGLRKDDRARVEKINAALAELHKNGTYERLAKKYFSFDVYHIQK encoded by the coding sequence ATGAAAAAAATCGCCCTGTCTGCGCTGGTATTGCTCGCCTGCGCCAGTTCAACCGCTTTTGCTGCCGAGTCGCTGCGCTTCGGCGTCGATCCCACTTTCCCGCCGTTTGAGTCCAAAGCGCCCGATGGCAGCCTGCAGGGCTTTGACATTGAAATGGGCAACGCCATTTGCCATCAGATGAAGGTGAAGTGCGTGTGGGTGCAGACCGGCTACGACGGCATTATTCCGGCGCTGCAGGCGCGTAAATTCGATGCGATCCTCTCGGCGATGGCGATGACCGACAAACGCCGCCAGCAGGTTGCCTTCACCGATATGCTTTACAACACGCCAAGCGCGCTGGTGACCAAGAAGGACAGCGGCCTGAAACCCGATGCGGAGTCGCTGAAAGGCAAGTCAGTGGGCGTCGCGCAGGGCACCACCCAGGAAACCTATGCCAAAGCCGTCTGGGCGGGCACCGGCATCAACGTGGTGTCGTATCCTAACCAGGAAGAGATCTGGCCCGATCTGGCGTCAGGACGGGTAGATGCGACGCTGACCAGCGCCGCCTCAGCGGAAACCGGCTTCCTGAAGTCGCCACAGGGCAAGGATTACCAGATCAGCGGCGATACCCTGTATGACAAAAAATACTTCGGCGAAGGCGTGGGGATCGGCCTGCGCAAAGACGATCGGGCGCGGGTTGAGAAGATCAACGCGGCGCTGGCCGAACTGCATAAAAACGGCACCTACGAGCGGCTGGCGAAGAAGTACTTCAGCTTTGACGTCTATCATATTCAGAAGTGA
- a CDS encoding DUF1177 domain-containing protein, which translates to MSLHQTLQVFELLDSAWASGQKVQQLLAGYANVEVTVKEVHGLKGKTDFIKIVIPGFEGKRLGGSAPTLGIVGRLGGIGARPGRIGMVSDADGAVAAVASALKLAEMQRQGDSLPGDVIITTHICPDAPTRPHEPVDFMDSPVETENMNEQEVSDEMDAVLSIDTTKGNRIINHKGFAISPTVKEGYILRVSEDLLRVMEMTTGQLPVTFPITTQDITPYGNGVYHLNSILQPSIATRAPVVGVAITAVGLVPGCGTGASHEVDIALACKFAVEVAKEFSRGTCQFFDQDEYQRLLKLYGSLAHLQKRQPEV; encoded by the coding sequence ATGAGCTTACATCAGACTTTACAGGTATTTGAATTACTGGACAGCGCCTGGGCCAGTGGTCAGAAGGTGCAGCAACTGCTGGCGGGATACGCCAATGTGGAGGTCACGGTGAAAGAGGTTCACGGCCTGAAGGGCAAAACCGATTTCATCAAAATCGTTATCCCCGGCTTTGAAGGTAAACGCCTGGGCGGCTCGGCACCCACGCTGGGCATTGTTGGCCGGCTGGGCGGCATTGGTGCCCGGCCGGGGCGCATTGGCATGGTTTCCGATGCAGATGGCGCGGTGGCAGCCGTTGCGTCGGCACTGAAGCTGGCCGAAATGCAGCGCCAGGGCGACAGCCTGCCGGGCGACGTGATTATCACCACCCATATCTGTCCGGACGCCCCCACCCGCCCACATGAGCCAGTGGACTTTATGGACTCGCCGGTCGAAACCGAAAACATGAATGAGCAGGAAGTCTCCGATGAGATGGACGCGGTGCTGTCCATTGACACCACCAAAGGCAACCGCATCATCAATCACAAAGGCTTCGCCATTTCGCCGACGGTGAAAGAAGGCTATATCCTGCGCGTGTCGGAAGACCTGCTGCGGGTGATGGAGATGACCACCGGACAGCTGCCGGTCACCTTCCCGATCACCACCCAGGACATCACGCCTTATGGCAACGGCGTTTATCATCTGAACAGCATCCTGCAGCCGTCCATCGCCACCCGCGCACCGGTGGTCGGTGTGGCGATTACCGCCGTCGGTCTGGTACCGGGTTGTGGCACCGGAGCCAGCCATGAGGTGGATATTGCGCTGGCCTGTAAATTTGCCGTTGAAGTGGCCAAAGAGTTCTCACGCGGCACCTGTCAGTTCTTTGATCAGGATGAGTATCAGCGTCTGCTGAAGCTATATGGCTCGTTGGCTCATCTGCAAAAACGTCAGCCGGAGGTTTGA
- a CDS encoding MFS transporter, which yields MAPVVNKSAALHSESLSDEDDSLVSPLDTSAPINKTYITRGTRRFTHATLALFCAGLSTFAVLYCVQPILPVFSQSFHLTPAQSSLSLSVTTAMMALGLLVTGPLSDAIGRKSVMSISLLLAAFFTLICATMSSWEGVLAMRALTGLALSGVAAVAMTWLSEELHPVFLSFSMGLYISGNSIGGLVGRLSTGMLADHFSWNVSLFVVGLFALAAAGLFFRLLPPSQHFRACSLRPHKLLVNFMFQWRDMGLPMLFIVGFILMGSFVTLFNYVSYRFMAAPFSLSQTVVGLLSVVYLTGTYSSPRAGMMTVKYGRGVVLMGSLSLMLVGLLATQFTTLLLVLPGLMLFAAGFFAAHSVASSWVGHRARRARGQASSLYLFFYYLGSSVAGTLGGVFWHNWGWMGVSAFVAVMLIGGLFLANNLRKIPVLVKKVR from the coding sequence GTGGCACCGGTAGTAAATAAATCCGCAGCGTTGCACTCGGAAAGCCTCTCTGATGAGGATGACAGTTTAGTTTCCCCCCTTGATACATCCGCTCCCATAAATAAAACCTATATTACCCGTGGAACCCGGCGTTTTACCCACGCCACGCTGGCGCTATTTTGTGCCGGGCTTTCGACGTTTGCGGTGTTGTATTGCGTTCAGCCCATTCTGCCGGTGTTCTCGCAGAGTTTTCATCTGACGCCGGCACAGAGCAGCCTGTCACTTTCCGTCACCACGGCGATGATGGCATTGGGATTGCTGGTCACCGGGCCGTTGTCGGATGCCATCGGGCGCAAATCGGTGATGTCGATTTCGCTGCTGCTGGCGGCGTTCTTCACGCTTATCTGCGCCACCATGAGCAGCTGGGAAGGCGTACTGGCGATGCGTGCGCTGACCGGCCTGGCCCTCAGCGGCGTGGCGGCGGTGGCGATGACCTGGCTGAGCGAGGAGCTGCACCCGGTGTTCCTCTCCTTCTCGATGGGGCTGTATATCAGCGGCAACTCGATTGGCGGGCTGGTCGGCCGACTGTCGACCGGGATGCTGGCGGATCACTTCTCGTGGAACGTATCGCTGTTTGTGGTCGGGCTCTTTGCGCTGGCGGCGGCCGGCCTGTTCTTCCGCCTGTTGCCGCCCTCGCAGCATTTCCGCGCCTGCTCGCTGCGGCCGCATAAGCTGCTGGTCAACTTTATGTTCCAGTGGCGCGACATGGGGCTGCCGATGCTGTTTATCGTCGGGTTTATCCTGATGGGCAGCTTTGTCACGCTGTTTAACTACGTCAGCTATCGCTTTATGGCCGCGCCGTTCTCGTTAAGCCAGACGGTGGTCGGACTGCTGTCGGTAGTGTATCTGACCGGCACCTACAGCTCGCCGCGTGCGGGAATGATGACGGTGAAATATGGCCGTGGCGTGGTGCTGATGGGTTCACTCAGCCTGATGCTGGTCGGCTTGTTAGCCACCCAGTTCACCACGCTGTTGCTGGTATTGCCGGGACTGATGCTGTTTGCCGCCGGCTTTTTTGCCGCGCATTCGGTGGCCAGCAGCTGGGTAGGACACCGCGCGCGCCGCGCCAGAGGACAGGCGTCGTCGCTGTACCTGTTCTTCTATTACCTCGGCTCCAGCGTCGCCGGTACGCTCGGTGGCGTGTTCTGGCACAACTGGGGCTGGATGGGCGTTTCCGCCTTTGTGGCGGTGATGCTGATCGGCGGCCTGTTTCTGGCTAACAACCTGCGTAAAATCCCGGTGCTGGTGAAGAAAGTTCGCTAA
- a CDS encoding alpha,alpha-trehalase, with the protein MTFNQNDLIIDNNQTDYEAYYHDYEAGLESVVEPQPESIRGLPASDILTPSDRYQELFEAVQTSRIFTDSKTFADCAPKIEPERILYRYFMQREREDFNLLAFVLENFDLPKVHDSRYVSDPNKSMGEHIDALWPVLTRKPEKHSEFSSLLPLPQPYVVPGGRFGETYYWDSYFSMLGFAASGRTDLLKNMADNFAWMIDTYGHIPNGNRTYYLSRSQPPVFAMMVELFEKDGVHEAQRYLKHLKREYEFWMDGEASLTPNEAYRHVVMLSDGSVLNRYWDDRDTPRDESWIEDVETARNSSRPSNEVYRDLRAGAASGWDFSSRWLSEPGRLESIQTTSIVPVDLNAFLYKLETTIARLSASKNDHATAELFQQKAVRRREILDRYLWDAEAGLYRDYNWRDREKGAFSAASVTPLFVGMASLDQATHTAAAIRSHLLAPGGVLSTVEETGEQWDKPNGWAPMQWMAIKGLNNYGEELLAKEIATRWLQIVGATYHRHHKMVEKYNVAGRAPVLAGGGEYPLQDGFGWTNGVTRRLLEMYPDAAPKR; encoded by the coding sequence ATCACTTTTAACCAAAATGACCTAATCATTGACAATAATCAGACTGACTACGAAGCCTATTATCACGATTACGAGGCGGGTCTGGAATCGGTCGTTGAACCGCAACCGGAGTCGATTCGTGGTCTGCCCGCATCGGACATCCTGACGCCTTCCGATCGGTATCAGGAGCTGTTTGAAGCCGTGCAAACGTCGCGGATATTTACCGACAGCAAAACGTTTGCCGACTGTGCGCCCAAAATTGAACCTGAAAGAATTCTGTACCGCTATTTTATGCAGCGTGAGCGCGAGGATTTTAATTTACTGGCGTTCGTGCTGGAGAATTTTGACCTGCCAAAAGTCCATGACAGCCGCTATGTTTCGGACCCCAATAAATCGATGGGCGAGCATATCGACGCGCTGTGGCCGGTGTTAACCCGTAAGCCGGAGAAGCACTCGGAGTTCTCTTCGCTGCTGCCGTTACCGCAGCCTTACGTGGTGCCGGGCGGACGATTTGGTGAGACCTACTACTGGGATTCCTACTTCAGCATGCTGGGCTTTGCCGCCAGCGGTCGCACCGATCTGCTGAAAAATATGGCGGATAACTTTGCCTGGATGATCGACACCTACGGGCATATCCCTAACGGCAACCGCACCTATTACCTCAGCCGCTCCCAGCCGCCGGTGTTTGCGATGATGGTCGAGCTGTTCGAAAAGGACGGCGTGCACGAAGCGCAGCGCTATCTGAAGCACCTCAAGCGCGAATACGAATTCTGGATGGACGGTGAAGCGTCGCTGACGCCGAACGAAGCCTATCGCCACGTGGTGATGCTGTCGGATGGCTCGGTGCTCAACCGCTATTGGGACGATCGTGATACGCCGCGCGACGAGTCGTGGATTGAAGATGTGGAAACGGCGAGAAACTCTTCGCGTCCGTCGAACGAAGTGTACCGCGACCTGCGTGCCGGTGCGGCGTCCGGCTGGGACTTCTCATCGCGCTGGCTCAGCGAGCCTGGCCGTCTGGAGAGCATCCAGACCACCAGCATCGTGCCGGTGGATCTGAACGCCTTCCTTTATAAGCTGGAAACCACCATTGCGCGGTTGTCGGCCAGTAAAAACGACCATGCCACGGCCGAGCTGTTCCAGCAGAAAGCGGTGCGCCGCCGGGAAATCCTCGACAGATATCTGTGGGATGCCGAAGCGGGTCTGTATCGCGACTACAACTGGCGTGACCGTGAGAAAGGCGCGTTTTCTGCCGCGTCGGTAACGCCGCTGTTTGTCGGTATGGCGAGCCTCGATCAGGCCACGCACACCGCAGCGGCCATCCGCTCGCATCTGCTGGCGCCGGGCGGGGTGCTGTCAACGGTGGAAGAGACCGGCGAGCAGTGGGACAAGCCTAACGGCTGGGCGCCAATGCAGTGGATGGCGATCAAAGGCCTGAATAACTACGGCGAAGAGCTGCTGGCGAAAGAGATTGCTACCCGCTGGCTGCAGATTGTCGGCGCCACCTACCATCGTCATCACAAGATGGTCGAAAAATATAACGTGGCCGGACGCGCGCCGGTGCTGGCGGGCGGCGGTGAGTATCCGCTGCAGGACGGTTTCGGCTGGACCAACGGCGTCACGCGCCGCCTGCTGGAGATGTATCCGGATGCCGCACCCAAACGCTAA
- a CDS encoding LysR family transcriptional regulator gives MSDVENLQGMVIFAKVVETLSYTEAAKLLGLSKSSVSKEISALEVRLGTKLLQRTTRKIVVTDVGMTWYHYCARILSEVKSAGLFIRQYHEEPTGSLRVVAPVTFGCQCIVPVLNQFVANNLHVSVDLDLTDRPVNLVDDNVDLAIVIRREPPEHAHCTPLMDIGWGLFAAPDYLQRFPPITQPDDLPRHDFILFRGPAHTISLPFRKEKQKLDIEVRSRFRANNSTALLNSAIANSGIAYLPEYVAQEAVKEGKLSRVLAEWEMDVYQSWILTKADSLISPRVRVFIEDLQQALRIK, from the coding sequence ATGAGCGACGTAGAAAACCTGCAGGGGATGGTGATCTTCGCCAAAGTGGTGGAGACGCTGAGCTATACCGAAGCGGCCAAACTGCTGGGATTATCCAAATCCTCGGTGAGCAAAGAGATCTCCGCGCTGGAAGTCCGGCTGGGCACCAAACTGCTGCAACGCACCACCCGTAAAATCGTGGTGACCGATGTCGGCATGACCTGGTATCACTACTGCGCGCGCATCCTCAGCGAAGTTAAAAGTGCCGGGCTCTTTATCCGCCAGTATCACGAAGAGCCGACCGGCAGCCTGCGCGTGGTGGCGCCCGTCACCTTTGGCTGTCAGTGCATCGTGCCGGTGCTCAATCAGTTTGTCGCCAATAACCTGCATGTCAGCGTCGATCTGGATCTGACCGATCGCCCGGTTAACCTGGTCGATGACAATGTCGATCTGGCGATAGTCATCCGCCGCGAGCCGCCGGAGCATGCCCACTGCACGCCGTTGATGGACATCGGCTGGGGCCTGTTTGCCGCGCCGGACTATCTGCAACGCTTCCCGCCCATCACCCAGCCAGACGATTTACCGCGCCATGACTTTATCCTGTTTCGTGGGCCGGCCCACACCATCTCGCTGCCGTTCCGTAAAGAGAAGCAAAAGCTGGATATCGAAGTGCGTAGCCGTTTTCGCGCTAATAACAGCACCGCGCTGCTGAATTCCGCCATCGCCAACAGCGGCATTGCCTATTTGCCGGAATACGTCGCGCAGGAAGCGGTGAAAGAGGGCAAGCTCAGTCGGGTGTTAGCGGAATGGGAAATGGACGTCTATCAGTCGTGGATCCTGACCAAAGCCGACAGTTTGATTTCACCGCGGGTCAGGGTATTTATCGAGGATTTGCAGCAGGCGTTACGGATAAAATAA
- a CDS encoding AroM family protein — MAITKIGTLTIGQAPRSDITPILDKALPGHVSCLHAGVLDGLDDATIASRFTVIPGEAVLTSRLLDGRAVVMGKAAVGLAVQQKISELAAAGCQLVVLLCTGEFHGLHGDGAWLIEPDRIMPPTLNALVGDRQAGILVPLASQIASEQQKWHNATRPPVFAVASPYTATEEEVAAAARSLADRGAEIILTDCMGYTGWHQAICKRRVDLPVILSNQLLADLLRNLL; from the coding sequence ATGGCAATCACGAAAATTGGCACGCTGACCATTGGCCAGGCCCCGCGTAGTGACATCACACCGATTCTGGATAAGGCTCTGCCTGGCCACGTCAGTTGCCTGCACGCCGGGGTGCTGGACGGGCTGGACGATGCCACCATTGCCAGCCGCTTCACGGTGATCCCCGGCGAGGCAGTGCTGACCTCACGCCTGCTGGACGGTCGTGCCGTGGTGATGGGGAAAGCGGCGGTCGGCCTGGCGGTGCAGCAAAAAATCAGTGAACTGGCGGCGGCAGGCTGTCAGCTGGTGGTGCTGCTGTGCACCGGTGAATTTCATGGACTGCACGGTGATGGCGCCTGGCTGATTGAACCCGACCGGATTATGCCGCCGACGCTGAATGCGCTGGTCGGCGATCGTCAGGCGGGGATCCTGGTGCCGCTGGCCTCGCAAATTGCCAGCGAGCAACAGAAGTGGCATAACGCTACCCGTCCGCCGGTATTTGCCGTGGCGTCACCCTATACGGCGACGGAAGAGGAGGTTGCCGCCGCCGCCCGATCGCTGGCCGATCGGGGGGCTGAGATTATCCTGACCGATTGCATGGGCTACACTGGCTGGCACCAGGCAATCTGTAAACGCCGCGTCGATCTGCCGGTGATTTTATCGAATCAGCTGCTGGCGGACCTGTTGCGTAATCTGTTGTAA
- the pepE gene encoding dipeptidase PepE, producing the protein MKLLLLSNSTLPGSGFLGAAKPLIGRDLTPGQSVVFIPFAGVTQSWDAYTNKVRDALADLQLEITGVHSLADPLAAIASADAIMVGGGNTFNLLKECRMRGLLKPIAAAVKKGAQYIGWSAGANLACPTIRTTNDMPIVDPGGFDALNLFPRQINPHFTNALPTGHQGETREQRIRELLVLSPELEVIGLPEGNWIEMHDGEAFCHGPHATLLFKAGEDAVALTAGQRLL; encoded by the coding sequence ATGAAACTGCTGTTACTGAGTAATTCCACCTTACCGGGCTCCGGTTTTCTTGGCGCCGCTAAGCCGCTGATCGGCCGCGATCTGACACCCGGACAGTCGGTGGTGTTTATTCCCTTTGCGGGCGTAACCCAAAGCTGGGATGCCTATACCAACAAGGTGCGCGACGCGTTAGCCGACCTGCAGCTGGAGATTACCGGCGTGCATTCCCTTGCCGATCCGCTGGCGGCGATTGCCAGTGCCGACGCGATTATGGTCGGCGGCGGCAACACCTTTAACCTGCTGAAAGAGTGCCGCATGCGCGGGCTGCTAAAACCGATTGCGGCCGCGGTGAAGAAAGGCGCGCAATATATTGGCTGGAGTGCCGGCGCGAATCTGGCGTGCCCGACCATTCGCACCACCAACGATATGCCGATTGTCGATCCGGGTGGCTTCGACGCGTTAAATCTTTTCCCACGGCAGATCAATCCGCATTTCACCAATGCATTACCGACCGGCCATCAGGGGGAAACCCGTGAACAGCGTATCCGCGAGTTACTGGTGCTTTCCCCTGAGCTGGAGGTGATCGGCCTGCCGGAAGGTAACTGGATTGAGATGCATGACGGCGAAGCCTTTTGCCACGGGCCGCATGCCACACTGCTGTTTAAAGCCGGTGAAGATGCGGTGGCCCTCACAGCCGGACAGCGGCTCCTCTGA
- a CDS encoding L-threonylcarbamoyladenylate synthase, translating into MSNKTIHWNGGLQPEAVKVLSADGGMIVCPTKVGYIIMTSDAKGLERKFDAKQRNRNKPGVVLCGSLEQLKELAQLNPEIESLYQQHWDQDVLLGCILPWKEDAVARIPEDGSKDLMMDRRQTSCFVIKFGTPGENLAKELWENHGKFSFASSANPSGKGNRGLVEGIGERIESQADLIIEANDYVKSIQPNESEKTRYEQGVMVAMVDEQGKLVPEQKGERNITPCPILIRKGLDVDKIMSMLSDTFTTWDYRHGNYY; encoded by the coding sequence ATGAGCAATAAGACTATCCATTGGAACGGCGGCTTACAGCCAGAAGCAGTTAAGGTTTTGTCTGCTGACGGCGGCATGATCGTCTGCCCGACCAAAGTGGGCTACATCATCATGACCTCCGATGCCAAAGGGCTGGAGCGTAAATTTGATGCCAAGCAGCGCAACCGCAACAAACCGGGCGTGGTGCTGTGTGGTTCTCTGGAGCAGTTGAAAGAGCTGGCGCAGCTGAACCCGGAAATTGAATCGCTGTATCAGCAGCACTGGGATCAGGACGTGCTGTTGGGCTGCATCCTGCCGTGGAAAGAAGACGCAGTTGCACGCATTCCGGAAGACGGTTCCAAAGACCTGATGATGGATCGTCGTCAGACCAGCTGCTTCGTGATCAAATTCGGAACCCCTGGCGAAAACCTGGCGAAAGAGCTGTGGGAAAACCACGGTAAATTCTCCTTCGCCAGCTCCGCTAACCCGTCAGGCAAAGGCAACCGTGGCCTGGTTGAAGGGATCGGCGAGCGTATCGAATCGCAGGCTGACCTAATTATTGAAGCCAACGACTACGTGAAATCTATCCAGCCGAACGAGTCTGAGAAAACCCGTTACGAGCAGGGTGTGATGGTGGCGATGGTGGATGAGCAGGGCAAACTGGTGCCAGAGCAGAAAGGCGAGCGCAACATCACGCCATGCCCAATCCTGATCCGTAAAGGTCTGGATGTGGATAAAATTATGTCGATGCTGTCTGACACCTTTACCACCTGGGATTACCGTCACGGTAATTACTACTAA